CCTTAATAGAAATGGTTTAAAATATCACCATGAGGGAATCTATTAACTCAGTTCACAGCGAACTATTTCCTAAAACTAAATTGGGTGCTGAATTTTTACctctaaataaaaaagaaaatattccaggaaaaaaagttgagagtataaaaaaagataactctgaaaaaaaaatcagcGATactaaagaaaatgaagaaataaatgaaaaaatgactaaagaaaaaaagcCTAGCAAAAAACAAGttcaatattcttcatCTGATTCTTCCTCAAATCCATCACCTagaattaagaaaaattcAAGCGAAATAGCATCCGACGAATCGGCTTCTATCTATACAGATTCTTCGAataaaattggaaaaaaaataaatgcaAAGCAATTTTCCAGAAATAAACATGAAATAAAGAATGAAGTACACAACATCGGAAAAAAAGTTTCAGAAAGCAAAAAGCTTAAAGTTTCGGAAAATGTCCCTGATGACTTAAGAGCGCAATTTGAATTAGCAGTCAATAAAGTAAGGGCTtatatagaaaaagaatacaTAGATCGTATGTGTGAAATCGATAGCGAAAATGCGATTAAATTACAaagagaattaaataaaattttgcAATCAGAAAGAGATGCATTGGAAAGAGAAAagtttaattttgaaaaaaggTTAAGGGAAGAAATGGAAAGAGAAATGCATGCAACTATCGAAATTGCCGCCGTTgaaaataagaagaaaGCTGATGTTTCACTTGCAGAAATAAGAAAGGATATTGAATCACACTATATTGCAAGGCAAAAAGAGGTTGAGCAAGAGCTAtcaaagaagaaagaattacTAGAGGAAGAATATTTACGTAAGAGTTCAGAGCTTTcagatattatttcaaaaagaaaagcaGAATTAGAAGAGGAGTATAATGGCAAGAAAAGTGAATACTTAGAAGGGATTTCAAGAAGAAAGAAGGAGTTGgaagaagattttgaagaaagaaaaaagtcaTTAGAATCCACATTTAATGAAAGAGCTAGTGCATTAGAGTCCATATATAATGAAAGAATGAATGCATTAGAAAACCaatatgaagaaaatttgaaaataaaactaGAGGCTGAAGTAGCCAAAAGCCAAGCAAAACAACAAACTAGCATTAttgagaaagaaaaggagTTTATTCAAGGAAAGATTTTAGTAGAGTCATTAAAAGAACaattagaaaaaatgacaattcaaaagaatgaattagaaaatatgaGTTCTAGTACAATCAGTAATATGAAAAATTATATGAAAGAGTTGCAAGATTCTAGTGAGATACAAAAGTCTCAGATAGGAACATTAGAAAAAACAGTTAAAGCTCTATATGTTAAAGAACAAGAGACTATGGAACTTGTTAATCAAgcaaatgaaaaaatttcaaatatgaTGGATTTGAAAGAAGCAAAAAAGATTGCATATAATTCACTATTAAAAGGTATGGCAGTACAATTACTTGATGAGACTCTGAGAGTGCACtataaacaaaattatttgaaaaaaggatttgaaattttgaaaaaacaaataagtAGACCAAAGATTGTTTCAACAAACGAAGATGGGAAAGGATTAAAGGGAAATGATTTAActttattcttattaagaaaagaaCAGCTTTCACTTTTTGcagaaaatgaaaactTAATGAGCCAAGTAGAGGATTTAAGAGTCAAACATTTAGAAGAACTTAAAAAGACACAAGAGTCTTTTATGATGtataaaaaagatttaGAGAGAGACTCAAATACAGAGACAAATGTTGCATTGTATGAAACATCTATGCTACACTTTGCATATATAAtcaatacaaaaattaGGTTACAAATGGTTGATGCATTCTGGAGAATACAAACACGACCCAGCAAAAGAAATCTTGTTGAAACAGAGGAGGTAAAGAGGGAAGGTTTAACAAAACCTATGGATCTCAATAGTAGGGACAAGCTATTTGGAAATTTTTTGAGTTCATTATACAGAATTTCTAGAATAAAGTTGATTTCATTTACTTGGAGAAAAATAGTTCTAAATGCAAAGCTCTCATCGTTCAAAACATTACCTACTGTACCTTTCAAAgatatgaataataatagaggTTTAAATATCGACTCTTTCCATTTAAGGGACTTTATTAACAGTATGGGGAAGGATGGTGTAATGAACTTCGCGCATCAGCCCAACTATTATAATAAACTACCATCTGTTATAAATGTACAAAATAAGGCAGTATTCGTCCCTCTAAGAAGAGATAATCCAATAACATATGGAACCTACTTCCAATATAATAAGGAAATATTATCCGAAAGCTGCGTTACAGGCAAACCTATGGGTAGTTACGCAAACACTGATTTTAATTAGAAACATAAATAAgttataaattatttaaatagatttttaaagataagtatataaattcatttgaatattatagttatttcttattaataacttagtaataatattagtttGAAGAACAACCATTTGAAAAGCAATttcctcctcctcttcTATCTGATCTAAACAATTGAAACCCTCCAGTTTTACCATTATTTTCTGTGCTCATACTGTTAGAGTCCAGCTTTTTGGTGTTTGGAAGCTTTCTTGCAATCTCCTCAAATAGTTCTTGGACATTATATCCAGTTTTTGCTGATGTTTCGAAGCTCAGTATTCCTTTTTCCTTAGCGTAGTTACGTGCTGTTTCAGAGTCCACAGTTCGACTACTTTCTAAGTCATACTTATTCCCAACTAAAGCAACAACAATATCATTGTTATTTATATTCTGTAGTTCTGATATCCATGACTTAGCCCCTTGAAACGTTTCTACATTTGTAATGTCGTAAACCACAATTGCTGCCGCAGCTCCTCTATAATACATGGGTGCAAGACTTCTGTATCTTTCTTGCCCTGCTGTATCCCAAATTTCGAACTTAACAGTATAATCATCATCAACATTTACCGATTGAGTCATAAAGGCAGCACCGATTGTTGGTTCCTGATACTCATGGAATTCATCCTTTGAGAACCTAACTACTAAACATGATTTTCCAACTGAAGCATCCCCCAACAAGACCAATTTCAGATGCAATGTTTTTGGAGTTTTTATTGCTGTCTGAgacattatttaaatttatattaatgatCTGTCTTATTTCTCAACTGTGCATGACAAGAGTAGTAAAATAGTTTTTATATATAGACGAAAGCTACACTAAATTAAAGTGTAATCTTGAagcttttttaattaacaAGATGATTCGCCGTCTTATGTTATTTTCCCATACAAATGAtcataaataaatttttaattaattaggCATAATATCCTCACACCCCGCAACAAAGTTGAATGTCTATTACATTATCTAAATAAGAGAGAATTGATTTCACTTAAACGAGAAAAAGAGGAcaatgaaaaaatatattactttATCTTTGAAATTGTTTAGGATCTACCTATCATAATTGCAGTAATAAAAatctatttttaattttccttttcattttgaattttagcgagtaaaaaaattagccaataaaaaaatttgaatttattaaatctgTGGGCTAACTTGTCTTTGCAAGAAATTAGAAATctaaaaaaatgttaataaACAATTTAATTCACTTTATTTGAACTTACCCAATTGTACGATCTAGGAATAAAACCTGGAATGTAGTTGGAATATGATTTCATAAAACCATTGATTTGAGAATTAGCAACTCTAAATGCATATTGAACAAAAGGATCAATAGGATATTTCAATCTTATCAAACTCCAGTATATGGAAATATAAACTATACTGATTCTTCTTGTAAGCACTgcaaagaaaatataaattccCACTACAAATACTTCAAAATATGCTTTTCTTTGATACAAtttgtttttgtttttgttaGCGAGGtcgaaaatattaattatttgaatattgttTACAATAGGTTGGTATTTTGATACAATGAATAATGAAGTAATTGCAGGaatgaaaaatatcatAGGAAATGAATAGATTAGACCAAAATATGCAACAACCGAAATTAGTGAGTGGAATGATTCTTCAATAAGGATCTTTTGCCAAAAGTCAATGGAAAGCAATTTAATAGgtttaattgaaatatcatATAAGTGTGATCCAAGACCCAGAATGTAAAATAAAGAGCTTATTCGTACAAGTAAATACGTAAATTTAGATCCACGAATGATTGGAAggaaattcaaaattggaattattgatgaaatCAAAAGTGAAATAGAAAGTGATAATATCATCCATTGTTTGTATCCTGTGGAAAGTAATAGTTTTGATTCATTACTTTTGGCTTGGGAATTAAAGCTCGAGAATTTACTCTCTTcttgatatttattatagtTATGTTCTTTAAGTTGTATCTCAAGATTAGGGTTCACATTCTTTTTAAACCATTTCCTTTTAAAAGTGGTTAGTTGAGATGCAGATGGCGTCGGGTAAagattattataatattgcTGCCATAATGTGCTCTTTGACCAATCATATTCCAAAAACTCCTTCTGTGCTTCTTCAGGAGTCATATTTTAACTTTAGTGTAGAATGATATAgagatttaattaattaatcagACTAATTAGTGatgaataatttcattaattaattggcaatttaaaaaaaaaaaaagctcactgatcaaaaaaaaaccgCTTACAAATTTTTATCGTGTCTAATTAACTGCAAAAGAGAAATATCGTGCTTATTCGtggaaaattaataatttggattaaataatactattattatagTATGTTTAAACGAGCTTCTCCATTTCCATTCTAACTTCATGGAAGCAAGAAACAATTGCAGCCAGTTGTATGCTTTCGCTAGCCCCCCTTGAAAGCCTGTACTCGATATCTGCAAGGCGCCTCATAAGTAACGGAACAACTTCATCAGGCCAATTTGCTTCCATTGACTTGCTGTAAAGACCATTTACGAAATCTTGGGTAGAATATCCGTTCTCATTCTGGGAATTTTGAAGTGCACTAAAGCCACTTGAAAAACTCTCTCTTGAGAGAATTCCAAATATATAATCCAATTCACTCTTTGTGGGTATCCCAAGAATTCTGTGAAtcatttcttcattaatatatgTGATAAGTCCTTCAATAGATGCCCCATTTAGTTCTCCAGAATCTTTATGTTTTTCAATGTTTCCGTAATTACTCATGCTGCACGACTGCAATACATTTAAAACTTTCCTCATGTCTCCCCTTGAAGACTTTATGAGCGACTCTTGACCTTCTCGAGTTATAAAAATCCTCTCTGACAGAGCAATTTCTGATATTCGATTCCTAATATCCTCAATAGGAAGTGGGGAAAATCTAAACCGTGTGCATCTACTTTGCAATGCAGGAgttattttattaacatAGTTGCAAATGATGCAAAATCTAACGTGTTCGGAATAACGCTCCATTATTCTTCTTAGTGCCATTTGAGCTGTGCTTGTCATCATATCTGCCTCATCTAGAATAATTAACTTAATATTCTCACACAAGCTTTTATTACAGTCTAAATTTCTTGTGCTTACATCAGACATTTCtatatcttcaatatttgaatttgttcCACCTGAGTGATTTAATGTCGTTGATGCACTTTCTGAAAAACTTTTGATTGCATCCCTTACAACATTTATGCCACGGTCGTCTGATGCGTTGAGTTCCAACACCATCTGATACTTTCTATCTTTGTAAATACATTTGCTAATTGCATGTATAGTTGAAGTCTTTCCAGTTCCAGGAGGTCCATGGAATAAAAGATGTGGAAGCTGGCCAGaactaataaatttttcGATAGTGTTAATTATATCTTTGTGCGACAGCAAGTCCTGTAGTCCTGAAGGCCTATACTTTTCAACCCACGGTAATTGAGCTTCCTCCATTTTGAAAGTGAACCTCAGTTATTGCAATAGAAATTCGAAGAATAGAGACAATTTTTATCtatttaatagtaatttgtTTTCAAACAAGGGCAACTTTATATTCCTACTgacaaataataaagttagTACCGCTCATAAAATTTAACGAGGGAAATAATCATATTTTTAACTACAAAATTCGTTTGTAgcttaaaaaaatataatagaTTAAAGGAAATgtatgaaataaattagtaAATTCAAGTTTTAAGTTCATAggcaaatttttttttatttaggTGTTACTTTgcatttattttattgttAAGCATATGCAATATAGTtcataaaataatttggaaGTGGCGCGCATGTGTGTTAATGTGTGTAATAGTCAGTCTACAACTTTAAGACATGtgattaattgaaaaagagGAGGTgtgataatattaataaagtgTAGGTCTATTTTAAGAACCTTTCATGGATCTTCCTAACTTATAATCGTAAAGTAATTAGTGGATTGTATTAATTGGGGCAAATTAAGTTAATTCAGGTAATGAGTAGGAAGGGGAATAAGGTCGGAAAGGAATAAGGaaagatatttattaatttggaAGGCATTTGATTCAATACAATTACTTATATTGCAAGCTTTATTTGGCTATAAATTTACAGAAGATCAAAGATTCCTTTAAGATTAGTTACTAGTCCAACCAGATTTTTAGTAATAGTTAAAGAcatatttcaattattgattatatatcaaaataatatagcTATTATCGATCAATTATTGCGTTATAACGCGCATATAGTACTGAATACAAGATCTGCTTACAGAATAATGCATGAAGAACTAAGAATTAGAAACGGCTCTTTAAATGAACAAAGGGTAGcgaatataaataaaaaagggAATTCTGTGTTTTTCACACAGGAGTGCAGTTGTAATAATAGCGAAAATTGTTTTGCTCTGGCTTCTCCTCATGCGTCTTTTACTTCTATGGCATCATTTGCCCTGTCATCCTCTacttcaaattcaattcaACCTATTGGAAATACTTCTCCTCACAAATGCGAGCAGAGATGTAATGCTGGAAATGAACATTTGAAAAAACATTGTTGCATTCCATCAACTTCTTTATCATCAACTTCAGTTTCTCTTGGTGAAACTTCTAAGTTAGCAATTAGTTCCGGAACGAGTAATGGCAAATATAGCATAATAAATAAGCAGATAAACTGCAATATCAGtacaataattaataataatttgacAGGTAAACCCGAAAAAAATGCGCAGAATACGACTCTAAAAGTGGAAAATGGGAGGTATACAAGTAATACtgtttcaaattcaaataagtCCCATACTAATGGTGTTtgttattcaaatattaatgcaTTTTCACAAGAAGAAAACGATAAACTCGTAATGCAACAAAGCAGAGATATAGACATAAGTAATGTAAATACCCTGAACCATCCTAAAGTTACAACTTATGAATGCGAAAATACTTATTCCAGATGTTCTTCAGGTATGTTAAATGGAAATGAGAAAGATATCgttaattcatcaaatacAAACCCAAATCCTACAACAAATTCATTCTCTGCAATCTCAAAAATCTCAAAGCCTTCAATTTTAGGAAGCAAAGGCCAAATGGTCTCAAAAAATTACTCATTAGTATACAAACGTTTATATGATTGTCTCGGCCCAGTGATGTTTCCCATAGCTCCATTAAAGGGAATTAAACATCCAAGAGGTGAATTAAAGCTATGGCCAACTAGTTACGATAGAGTAATTTCACAGAATTCATCAAAGAGGAAAGTTCACAGATCTTTATGGATTCCTCCAAAAAGCTATGAACACGCATATgtaaatgatttaaatggCACAGAGACCATTTCTGCATATCCGATGGCATTGAAGTTTGTTGAGGATGGAAATGCGCGCGATGGAAGAAGCATTAAGAGAGAAATAGAGTGCCacttatatatatatcagAGGCTATCACAGCTTCAACAAGATCAGGGCTACGACAACTTGGAGGATGCATGGCCATGCGCAGAGTTAATCGGATATTATTTAGATAAGAAGAACCCTGGAAATTCTGTATTAGTAACTAGAAAGCTTTCAGGGCCAGATTTTTTTGACATCATAAGATCTGAACACTCGTCTTCTGCCAATTCAGTGTATAGCAAGTGCCAAGCTCTTTACgaatataataaacttCAGTGGTGCACACTAGCATTAACAAGAATTGCGCAATATTCAGCACTTGGTATTAGGCATAACGATATTAAACCTGACAATATAGTATTGGATTTTTATTACAATAGCACAAATAACGAAAGGCATTTAGACgttaaaattattgatttagGCACTGCCTCCATGCATAGCGCTAAGGATTTCACAGGAGGTACCTCATGGTATGAGAGCCCTGAGCAGAAAATGCTAGAGTActatacaaaaaaaagtagAGATTTGAAATCAGCAAAGACAGTTGAAATTGGACTTTCTTCTGATTCATGGGGTGCAGGAATTTCAATAGCAGAAGTTTTAATGGGCAGAAGAGTTGTGGATAGTATGAAAAGCCCATATGGCCCAGGCCCATTGGAATTTAAAGGAAAAGATGGGTGGCTAATAGAACCTCAAGAGTGGATTGAGTTTGCCAAAATGGCATTGGGATTTGATAATTCAAACTGTCCatacaaatataaaatatgTGAAGAGGCTGCAAAATATGTATTCAATATGCTTGTACAagttaattcaaataaaagagctaatattaaagatgtaatacaaaaaatggACTACTTTACTCAAAAGGCATACCAGGCTGTTAAGCAAAAACATCAAACGTGATAGATAGTCACAGTTATATATACTTACCTACAAATTATATGAGCAGATAGCAAAGATGAaatccaaaaaaattaatgtattttaggaaaaaaaaaatttggacaatttttttacttaacaaattaaaaagtgGCCAAATTAATACAGCTTTTAGCAATCATTTTCTGCTAAGCATATTTCCACGATTAACAGgttttgtttttaattaGATTAATCAGATTTTATCTTAAATGGATGTTTTTGACTTTAAcataatgaatatatatgATTGTAAAAGTAATGTTTAGACACCAAAATGTAGTTATAGGTATATTTTAACATTTTATGATTCCTGTATCGTTTGTAGCATTGGCCAAATAAATGCCTCCAACTGGTTTGCATACTTCGTAtaaattgtattttttgCATTGTAAAATCTGCAGTTATCAAACATTCTTTTAAGCTCGCTGCTAAACTCAGATAATGTcttatattctttatttttagcTTTACGCTTCATAGTTTGGATATCAGTAGGTTCTTTAATAATCTCATAGTAGTCTGATGCTTCCCCTATGCTAACTGGTTTTCTAAACGGCCATGCATTTTCATGCCTTGATAGGGTATCAAGTAACTGCCAAATTTGATCGTTCATAGAGAGGTCAACCTTAGATTGCTCGACAGGATCAATTATCTTTTCTACCCAACCAACCTCTAAAACACCAGGTATATCACTGggctttattttttttgtgttTATGTTTAAATCATTCTCTGGTTTGGTATCTATAATTGGAGTAAAATCTTCAGCACAAGGGTCATTTTGGAAATTTTTAGCTGGATCACCATCATTCATTGGTTCAGATATAGttgattcaatatttttttgatcaCTAGTTAactcaatatttaaatctttctTGACCATACTTTCGTCTCCATTTTCCCATAAATTGATACCTGGATAGACCTTTAAAGGTctaatagtattaatagCCCTTAACAATGCAGATTTTTGCTCATGGAAAAGATCGGATAatctcaaataattaatctCTGGATTAATATAACACTCCATTAAAGTACCACCGTCataatctttaatatatccAAACCATCTTTCTTTTGGCATACTAACCTCTTTTCTGAAACCTTGTTTTCTGAAATAACCCGTGGCAAAGTTATCTGCATATGTTAAAAAGTATTCTATTTTGCTTTTCTTGACATGCTGCTTTAAATGGTTCATTAATCTTGTACCATAACCTTTAACCTGCTCAGTACTAGTTACAGCTAAAAACGCAATTTCAGCAAATCTTTGCTCGAAGTACGGGCGAAAACATACTCCACCGATTACTTTTCCTTTCTTCAGCAAACAGAAAGAATAATGGTTTCTGTCAAAAATCAGTCTAACTATATATTCTCTTGGCATTTTCGGTAATTGCCTTGCGaaaacattttttaatGCAATAAGTTTAACAAGATGTTCTGGCTCTCTATCATTGGTAATACAttcaaatgaaataataccCAGAGCTTCTTCCTTTGCACTACCACTATCTCTATGAAGAAAGCCCAATCCAGTTTCAGACAATAGACTGGACTGTAGAGTTTCATCATCAGAAATATACCTAAGATGGTCCCATGCTTGCCTTTTCAAATGATCAATAGATTCTTTGGAAGCGATGCCACATGCTACGCACAATTTAATAGCAAACTTCATGCAAATAGCCTTACTTAAGTTGCTTTTTAACGCAAATTTAGTAAATATTCCCGAAGtttcaatatcattaaGAATTACTCCAATATTTGTAAGCAATAAGGactttaaaaatgaaagtTTAAACATTTCACAGACTTTTCTACCTGCAGGGGAATCTCTCTTGAGAAACAGCTTCCAAGAATTGTAgttattttcataattttCATCAGGCAAATAGTTCATAACAAAGCTCTTTACACTTGCtctttcatcttttttaatagttgGAAATGGACCCCGTTCGCGAGCTTCAATACTGAGCCATTGctgaatattaataatagaaagtACTGCTGAAAATATCTCCTCTAAAGTTACCTTAAAAATTCGgattaattcattatttaaatctcCTTGTTCGTTGGATAACTTCAGGAATTCAACAAAACCAAAGTTGTTacataattttaataattttggatCGGAGTAATCTCTATATATTCCTTCCAAGTAGTCcttgttaatattttctacGACTAAGGGCGAAAATTCTTCGAAGATAATTGTGCGGATCCCCCTATCAATGCTGGCATTTGCCTCTTCAATAAACATTAAATAGCAAATTCGAACTGCCTAAAAATATCTACGATAAGATGAGTTGTTTTTTCTCTGCCAAGTTAagaattgatttttataaacgatatagaaaaaatattctgAAAATTGCGTAAAAAAAACCCGCCATTAGTTCGGTCAAAGGCAACAAACAAACACAACGAGATAATGGTGAAGATTTGACTAGAAATTAAGCGAAGTCTGCAATATCATTCCTCATATTATGTCTAATTTATGATCGCTCTCATTTAACTATAAGCATCTCAGAAATAATAACTGaattcaattatattataaggTAAATTAACGTAGCTTTTAGATATTATGTATCAATTAAATTGTCAAGTAAGATTCCCCAAATCCTCATGAGGTTTTCAATTCTCGGAGACCACCATTTTGAGAGTTAGAATAAACTCCaacattaatttattaaattgacATGTTTGTGTCTACTTTGATTTTTTCTAACTTTGGTGTATTTATTACTTTCCTAGTTGATAAGATACTCAACAGAAATAACTTTTGATTTGTTACCAACAAGGTCGCTATCTGATATAATAGTCTTATCCCCATTCAAAGCTTCTACCTTAATAATGTCCTTGTTAATATCAATGACTTCTTGAGAACCAATTTTTTCGCGTGTTTGATTTGATGAAATAGGGGCAGATGGATGCGAGATACCCACCAGTTCATTCTCAGGtgatgaaatattatcttcTTGGTTAACTTGCTCAGCGTTAATTGGCTTAATACCTAATGTATGAACAATCCTTAATTCATCGTCAATACCAAGTAATTCTTGGATAATTAATGGATGCAAAGTTGAAGAACCAATTCTAAATGTATTTGGTGATGAAACATATTCATTGCCAAGAACATCTTCAACTTGCTTGATAAATTCCCTAGCAATATCCAACGAACTAACACCTCCTTGAAGTTTTATACCTACTTTGCGCTTCTGTAAATATCGCAACCTATTTGGAAGGATTAGAGTTCCTTTAACAAAGCTCTCATCATAATGAGCTTGTAATCCCTCCAAAACCTCTTCATCGTCACCAGCAGCAATTTCTTTATCACAGGGAGATTCTCCTTCGATGGAAGATTTTACTTCTATAAGAAGTTGTTTTAGATCTTGACTATTTAATCcttttttaacttttccTGTACATGTTACAATAAAATCAGCACCACCAAGAATTGCACA
This is a stretch of genomic DNA from Cryptosporidium parvum Iowa II chromosome 3, whole genome shotgun sequence. It encodes these proteins:
- a CDS encoding replication factor RFC3 AAA+ ATpase, which translates into the protein LRFTFKMEEAQLPWVEKYRPSGLQDLLSHKDIINTIEKFISSGQLPHLLFHGPPGTGKTSTIHAISKCIYKDRKYQMVLELNASDDRGINVVRDAIKSFSESASTTLNHSGGTNSNIEDIEMSDVSTRNLDCNKSLCENIKLIILDEADMMTSTAQMALRRIMERYSEHVRFCIICNYVNKITPALQSRCTRFRFSPLPIEDIRNRISEIALSERIFITREGQESLIKSSRGDMRKVLNVLQSCSMSNYGNIEKHKDSGELNGASIEGLITYINEEMIHRILGIPTKSELDYIFGILSRESFSSGFSALQNSQNENGYSTQDFVNGLYSKSMEANWPDEVVPLLMRRLADIEYRLSRGASESIQLAAIVSCFHEVRMEMEKLV
- a CDS encoding Ser/Thr protein kinase (transcripts identified by EST) gives rise to the protein MHEELRIRNGSLNEQRVANINKKGNSVFFTQECSCNNSENCFALASPHASFTSMASFALSSSTSNSIQPIGNTSPHKCEQRCNAGNEHLKKHCCIPSTSLSSTSVSLGETSKLAISSGTSNGKYSIINKQINCNISTIINNNLTGKPEKNAQNTTLKVENGRYTSNTVSNSNKSHTNGVCYSNINAFSQEENDKLVMQQSRDIDISNVNTLNHPKVTTYECENTYSRCSSGMLNGNEKDIVNSSNTNPNPTTNSFSAISKISKPSILGSKGQMVSKNYSLVYKRLYDCLGPVMFPIAPLKGIKHPRGELKLWPTSYDRVISQNSSKRKVHRSLWIPPKSYEHAYVNDLNGTETISAYPMALKFVEDGNARDGRSIKREIECHLYIYQRLSQLQQDQGYDNLEDAWPCAELIGYYLDKKNPGNSVLVTRKLSGPDFFDIIRSEHSSSANSVYSKCQALYEYNKLQWCTLALTRIAQYSALGIRHNDIKPDNIVLDFYYNSTNNERHLDVKIIDLGTASMHSAKDFTGGTSWYESPEQKMLEYYTKKSRDLKSAKTVEIGLSSDSWGAGISIAEVLMGRRVVDSMKSPYGPGPLEFKGKDGWLIEPQEWIEFAKMALGFDNSNCPYKYKICEEAAKYVFNMLVQVNSNKRANIKDVIQKMDYFTQKAYQAVKQKHQT
- a CDS encoding GCN5 like acetylase + bromodomain, with the protein product MFIEEANASIDRGIRTIIFEEFSPLVVENINKDYLEGIYRDYSDPKLLKLCNNFGFVEFLKLSNEQGDLNNELIRIFKVTLEEIFSAVLSIINIQQWLSIEARERGPFPTIKKDERASVKSFVMNYLPDENYENNYNSWKLFLKRDSPAGRKVCEMFKLSFLKSLLLTNIGVILNDIETSGIFTKFALKSNLSKAICMKFAIKLCVACGIASKESIDHLKRQAWDHLRYISDDETLQSSLLSETGLGFLHRDSGSAKEEALGIISFECITNDREPEHLVKLIALKNVFARQLPKMPREYIVRLIFDRNHYSFCLLKKGKVIGGVCFRPYFEQRFAEIAFLAVTSTEQVKGYGTRLMNHLKQHVKKSKIEYFLTYADNFATGYFRKQGFRKEVSMPKERWFGYIKDYDGGTLMECYINPEINYLRLSDLFHEQKSALLRAINTIRPLKVYPGINLWENGDESMVKKDLNIELTSDQKNIESTISEPMNDGDPAKNFQNDPCAEDFTPIIDTKPENDLNINTKKIKPSDIPGVLEVGWVEKIIDPVEQSKVDLSMNDQIWQLLDTLSRHENAWPFRKPVSIGEASDYYEIIKEPTDIQTMKRKAKNKEYKTLSEFSSELKRMFDNCRFYNAKNTIYTKYANQLEAFIWPMLQTIQES
- a CDS encoding Rab5 like small GTpase, translated to MSQTAIKTPKTLHLKLVLLGDASVGKSCLVVRFSKDEFHEYQEPTIGAAFMTQSVNVDDDYTVKFEIWDTAGQERYRSLAPMYYRGAAAAIVVYDITNVETFQGAKSWISELQNINNNDIVVALVGNKYDLESSRTVDSETARNYAKEKGILSFETSAKTGYNVQELFEEIARKLPNTKKLDSNSMSTENNGKTGGFQLFRSDRRGGGNCFSNGCSSN